A genomic stretch from Ictalurus punctatus breed USDA103 chromosome 2, Coco_2.0, whole genome shotgun sequence includes:
- the nupr1b gene encoding nuclear protein 1b, giving the protein MSHVDVKNLKPTTFEDEYYDEYDYYNLTDRYTEGASRKGRTKKEACCNTNRHNPAGHERKIVEKLQNAAKKAKE; this is encoded by the exons ATGAGTCACGTCGACGTTAAGAACCTGAAGCCCACTACCTTTGAGGACGAATACTACGACGAATATGATTATTACAATCTGACAGACAGATACACGG AGGGCGCGAGCCGCAAAGGCAGGACGAAGAAGGAGGCTTGCTGCAACACTAACCGCCACAACCCCGCCGGCCACGAGCGCAAAATCGTCGAGAAGCTCCAGAACGCCGCGAAGAAAGCCAAAGAGTGA